TCTGGCCCGTGAGCCCCGGACGGACCATGCGCGCGGCCTCGGCTCGCTGGCGACGGTGACGGTCTCGGAGGCGACGGCGACCCAGCGCACGGGCCGGGCCGGCCGCGAGGCCTTCGGGTTCGTCTACCGCTGCTGGGCGGAGGCGAGCGACGGCGGCAGGCCGCGCTTCCCGTCCCCGGAGATCAGGGTCGCCGATCTGGCGGACTTCGCTCTGCGGGCCGCCTGCTGGGGCGATCCGACGGCGGAGGGGCTCGCGCTGCTCGACGCGCCGCCCGCCGGGGCCCTGGCGGCGGCCCGGTCGGTCCTCGGCTCGATCGGAGCGGTGGACGAGGCCGGGCGGGCCACCGACCGAGGGGTACGGATGTCCCGCCTCGGTCTCCATCCCCGGCTCGGGCGTGCGCTCCTGGACGGCGCGCCGGAGGTCGGGGTGCGACGGGCGGCGGAGGTGGTGGCGCTGCTCAGCGAGGAGCCGCCGCGGGACTACGGGGACGACCTGGCGGCGGCCTGGCGCGCCGCCCGCCGGGGTGCCGACGGGTACGGCGCCCGGTGGAAGGCGGAGGCCCGTCGGCTGGAGCGATCGGCGGCGGAGGCGGTGGGCGGTGGGGCCCCGGGGGCTTCACGGACTTCGGGGGCCATCAGGACCTCGGGGGCTGCGGGGGCTCCCCGGACTCCGGGGGCCACCGGGACCTCGGGGGCTGCGGTGCTTCCCGCTGTCGACGGGAGGTCGGCGGGGCCGGCGACCGGGGACGACGCCGTGGCCGGTCTGGTGACGGCGCTCGCCTTTCCCGAGCGGGTGGCGAGGGCCCGGGAGCAGGGCGGCTATCTGATGGTGTCGGGGAGCGGGGCCCGGCTCGGTGAGGGTTCCGGGCTGCGGGCCACGCCGTGGCTGGCCGTGGCGGTGGCCGACCGCACGGCGCGGGACGCGACGGCGCGGGTGCGGCTGGCGGCCGTGGTGGACGAGGACATGGCGCGGCGGGCGGCCGGCCATCTGCGGTCCACCGGCGAGGAGGTGCGCTGGGAGGACGGGGACGTGGTCGCGCGGTCGGTGGACCGGCTCGGCGCGGTCGAGCTGACGGTCCGCCCCCTGGGCTCGAAGGCGGAGCCCGCGCTCGTGCGGGAGGCGCTGCTCGACGGACTGCGGCGCGAGGGGCTCGGGCTGCTGCGGTGGAGCCGGGAGGCCGGGGAGCTGCGCGCGCGGCTCGCCTTCCTGCACCGGGAGGTGGGCGAACCGTGGCCGGACATGGCGGACGAGGCGCTGGTGGAGCGGGCCGGGGAGTGGCTGGAGCCGGAGCTGTCCCGGGCCGCGCGGCGCGCCGATCTGGGGCGGATCGACGCCGGTGAGGACCTGCGGCGGCTGTTGCCGTGGGCGTCGGGCGAGGCGGGCCGGCTGGGAGAACTGGCGCCCGAGCGGATCGAGGTGCCGAGCGGCTCGCGGATCCGGGTCGAGTACGGCGGTGAGCGGCCGGTGCTCGCGGTGAAGCTCCAGGAGATGTTCGGGCTCGCGGAGACGCCTCGGGTGGCGGGGGTCCCGGTGCTCGTCCACCTCCTCTCCCCCGCCGGGCGGCCGGCGGCGGTGACCGCCGACCTGGCGTCGTTCTGGCGGGACGGCTACCGGTCCGTGCGGGCGGAGCTGAGAGGGCGGTATCCGAAGCATCCGTGGCCCGAGGACCCGTCCGCCGCGGAGGCGACCCGGTTCACGAGCGCGCGGCTCAGACGGGAGGGGTGAGCGGGGTGCCGACGGGCTGCGGCACGGCCACGGCCTCCGGTGCGGGGCGGCGGGAGCGGGCCTCCAGCCAGAGGGCGAGGGCGAGCAGGAGCAGCGCGAGGAAGGTCAGGCTCCAGGGGACGTAGGAGACGAGCAGGAGGACCGTGAGGCGGTTGGAGGAGACCATCTCGCCGACGCTCCGGATGTAGTCCTCGCGCATCTTCACATGGCCCTCGAAGACGGTGAGGGTGTCGACGCCCATCAGCGCCTTGGCGTTGCGGAGCTCCTCCTTGTGGATCTCCTCGCCGTTGACGGGGGCGCCGGTGACGGGCTCGATCCAGAACATCCGCTTGGTGGTGTACCAGCGGGTGAGTCCGGACTCGGCGATGACCTCCGGGGGGATCTTGACCGGCATGGTCTTGGGCATGGGGACCTTGGTCCAGGGGATGGTCTGCTCGAAGTAGTAGACCTCCATGCCCCGGAAGGTGCGGGTGCCCTTGTAGTGGATCGGGGAGGAGGTGCGGGTCTGGGCGTCGAAGTACTGGTAGTCCCGCTTCTCGGTGAGGAAGGGCCACTTGAACTCGATGCCCTCGCGCCGGACCGGGTCGCCGTCGACGGATTCACCGGTGGCGTTGACGGGGTCCTGGGAGTGGGCGTCGAAGATGTACCGCTCGGGGACCCTGGAGACCATCTTGCCGTCGGGACCGGTGATGTAGGCGAGGGCGTCCCAGACGACGACGTCGCGCCCGGCGTCGCGCTCGATGCGCCGCGATTCCTCCACGTTGCCCTTGAGCGTCTGGATGATCGTGATCTTGTCGACCTTCTCGGCCTTGAGCGTGGAGTAGTTGAGCAGGGTCGCCGGCCGCGCCTCCAGGACGGTCTCCTGGTACTGGTTCGGCGGGATCTTGGCCAAGCGGGGGAAGGCGTACCAGCGCAGGGTCGGGGCCATCGCGACGCAGAAGACGGCGAGGGCGAGGAGGACGAGGCTGGCTCGGCGGCGCACGGTCGCCCCCTACTTCTTGGGGCCGGGGTCGGCGGTGAGCAGGGGCTTGGGCGAGGTGGGGCCGTCGGGCGGCAGATCGACCACGGAGACGAGGAGGACGAAGAGGAGGACTGGGGCGAGTCCGATGGCGGCGGCGACGAGGGCACGCATGGTCGGCCTCCCGGGATGCGATCTGATAGGTCGTCAGGGCGGGGGCACCGTAGCAACGCGACCGCGAGATGAGAACACGTTGCACCGCCCTGCACGGGGATCACGATGCCGCTCCCCCGCCCCCGGTATCCCGGAGAGCCGCTCGCCGTCCGGGGAACGCGCAGCGCCGCTCCCCCGCCCGGTGGGGCGGAGGAGCGGCGCGTGGGGAGGAGGGGACGCGCGGGCGCGTCAGGCCGAGGGCGAGGGGGAGGCCTCGGGCGAGCCGGTGCCGGAGGAGGTCGGCTCGGGGGTCGGGCTCGGGGTCGCGGTGGGCCCGTTGACCGTCAGCTTGATCTCCGTGGTGCCACCACCGGGCGCGGTGAGGCGGAGCACGTACTCGCCGGCCTTGCCGCCCGCGAGGATGTCCGGCAGCGAGATCAGGCCGTTCGCGTCGGTCTTCAGGACGAGCGTGCGCACGCCGTCCTTGAACGACGGCCCGTCGGCGCTCTCCTTGGCTCCCGCGGAGTCGGCGATCACGGCCGTGACGAGCACACCGGGTGCGAGCACGCCCTTCTCCGTGGCCTTCACCTGCACGGACTGGGCGAACGTGGTGCCGGTGGTGGCCGACAGCGGGTCGCCGCCGACCCTCGCGAGGGCGTCCGCCTGACGCTCGGTGACGGTCGCGGTGAACACGGTCGCGTCCATGCCGCGACCCACGACGGTGGCCTTGACCGTGAACGACCCGGTCTTCTCGCCCGCCCGCAGGGTGGGAGCGGCGGCGATGCCGGCCGAGCCCGTGGTGACGGTCGCGGTCGTCGCGCCGCCGGAGAAGCGGGTGTCGGTGGTGCCGGTGATCTCGAAACGGATGCTCACACCGGTGATCGGCGCGCCGGCGGCGTCGAGTGCCGCGACCGTCGGGGCCTTGGTGAAGGCACTCTCGGTGGTCGCGGTGAGGGGGCCGGAGGAGACGGCCGCGAGGCGCGCGACCTTGACGGCCGGCGGCACGGTGGGCGGCACCGGCGGCTTCGTCGGCGGCGTGACCGGGGGCTTCACCGGCGGGGTCGGCTTCGTCGGCGGCTTGGTGACCTCCGAGGGCCCGCCCGGCTTCGTGGGCTTGGGCTTCGGCCCACCCGTCCCGGACGGCTCCGGAGCGGGGGTCGTCGGGGCCGGCGAGAGCGGTGACGTGGGGCGGTTGTCCTGCCCGCGACCGTCGCTGCGGTCGACCGGCAGCACGCCCGTGCCGTCCGGGACCTGGTGGGTGCCGCGACGGTAGTACTCGAACCACGACGTGACCGTGTTCAGGTACTCCGTCGAGCGGTTGTAGCTGAGGATCGCGCGGTCGAGGTCCGCCTTGAGCGCGAGGTTGCGGTCGTTGGCGCAGAGGTAGAGACCGGCGGCCTGCGCGGCGTCGTAGATGTTGTTCGGGTCCTTCTTCCCGTCGCTGTTCGCGTCCTGGCCCCAGGTGGCCCAGGTGGACGGGATGAACTGCATCGGGCCGACGGCACGGTCATGGGTGCGGTCACCGTCGAAGGCGCCGCCGTCGGTGTCCGAGATGTTGGCGAATCCGACGCCGTCGAGCTTGGGGCCGAGAATCGGCGAGAGGGTCGTGCCGTTGGCGTCGACCTGGCCGCCGCGCGCCTGTCCCGACTCGACCTTGCCGATGCCGGCGAGCAGCTGCCAGGGCAGGTTGCATCCGGGGGCGGTCGACCGGATCGACTGCTCGGCGCGCTGGTAGGCGGCGAGCACGGACGCGGGTATGCCGGCCTGGGCGGACCCGGTGACCACCGGCAGCTTCACGGGGGGCAGTCCGGGCTTGTTCGGCGTGTTCAGCGGCGGCAGCTCGGTGTAGTACGGCGAGTCGCCGGTGGCGGAGCCGTCGGCGGGCGGCGCCGCGGTGTCGCCGGCTCCGATGGCCCGGTCCCCGCCGGCGTTGTCGGTGGGCGGCGGGGTCATCTCCGGTGCCTGCGAGGCGGCGAGCGCGGCGACCGCCGCCGCCACCACCGCACCGCTGGTGGCCCCCTTGCGCAGCCTGCGGCCCAAGTGCGCTGACATGTCGGTGTGGTCCCTTCCCCCTCGACTGGGTCCCGCGCTCCCCGCGCGAGACCTCCGGCGACCCTATGCCAACTCCGGTCCACCGGGCACCGGCGCCTGACCGGCTTTCACGCTTTCGTCACCTCTCGGCTGCCTGAGGACCGCCCGCGCCGGACGCGGAGACCGACCGGACCGGGAACCGGGTGGAGGCTCGGACACCTCTTGCACTGCGGCCGACGATGCGCTCCGGCCGTCGGCACCCAAACCTGGGGGAACACCCGTTGCCGTTCACGTTGAGTCATGCCGCTGCCGTGCTGCCCGGGCTGCGTCGGAACGGGACCGCGCGCGGACCGCTGCTCGCGTCCGCTCTCGTCGCGGGCTCCTTCGCGCCCGACATGACCTATTTCGCGGCGACGGCCTTCCCGGGGGCGATGGTCTTCGGGGACGTCACCCACTCCGCCCTCGGGATCGTCACGGCCGATGTCCTGATCACCGCCGCGCTGGTGGCGCTGTGGCTGACGGTCCGTGAGCCGCTCGTGGTGCTGCTGCCAGCCCGGTGGCGCGGCAGGGTGTACGGCTTCGTGCGGGGCGGTGTCCGGCGCGACCGGCACCCGGCGGTGCTCGCGGGGTGGTTCGTCCTCTCCGCGGTCGTCGGCTCGACGACCCATGTCGTGTGGGACTCCTTCACCCACCTCGACCGCTGGGGGACCCGCGCGGTCCCGTTCCTCGGCGACATGGCGGCCGGGTTCCCCGTCTATCTCTACGCCCAGTACGGGAGTTCGGCGCTGGCGCTCGGTCTCATGACCTGGTTCACGGCACGGGCGCTGCGCTCCGCCGAGGCCGTGGAGCCGCCGGCCGGGGTACGGGTCCCGAGCCGGCGGGGGCGGCTGCTCGCGGCCGGGCTCATCGGCGGCTGCGTCCTCGCCGGGATGGCCCACCGGGTGCTGCGCTGGGCCGCGTACTGGGGCTGGGACCGGATCGAGACGCCGCTGGACGTCATTCCGACGGCCTGCTTCGGGGCCGGCGCGGGGCTCGCCGTCGGGCTCGTGCTGTACGGGGCGGGGGTGCGGCTTCTGGGGTCGGCGACCCTTGCGCGACCGGAGACTCCGGCACCCCCTCCCCCGGTGCCGGGAGAAGGGGACCGCCCGGAATCCCGGGCGAAGCGTCTCGCGCCACCGGCGCGGGTCGCCGGTGGCGCGGGTTCAGGCTCGGACGCCTAGCTGTCGTGCCGGGTCAGTGGGCCGCCGAGTCCCAGTCGTGGCCCACGCCCACCGAGACGTCCAGGGGGGCGCGGAGGTCGGCCGCGGCCGACATCTGTTCGCGGACCAGGGCCTCGACCTGCTCGCGCTCGCCGGGGGCGAGTTCGAGCACGATTTCGTCGTGGACCTGGAGGAGCATCCGGGAGGCCAGGCCCGCCTCGGTCAGCGCCCGGTCGACGCCCAGCATCGCGACCTTCACGATGTCGGCGGCCGTGCCCTGGATCGGGGCGTTGAGCGCCATCCGCTCGGCGGCCTCGCGGCGCTGGCGGTTGTCGCTGTTGAGGTCGGGCAGGTAGCGCCGACGGCCGAGCATGGTCTCGGTGTAGCCCGTGGCGCGGGCCTCGTCGACGACGCGGCGCAGGTAGTCACGTACCCCGCCGAAGCGCTCGAAGTAGGTGTCCATCAGGCCGCGGGCCTCGCCCGGGTCGATGTTCAGCTGCTGCGAGAGACCGAAGGCGGAGAGGCCGTAGGCCAGGCCGTAGGACATGGCCTTGATCTTGCGGCGCATCTCGGCGTCGACGGCGGACCGCTCGACGGAGAAGACCTGGGAGGCGACGGTGGTGTGGAGGTCCTCGCCGGAGGTGAAGGCCTCGATCAGGCCCTCGTCCTCGGAGAGGTGCGCCATGACGCGGAGCTCGATCTGGCTGTAGTCGGCGGTCATCAGGGCCTCGAAGCCCTCGCCGACGACGAAGCCGTGCCGGATGGCGCGGCCCTCGTCCGTCCGTACCGGCACGTTCTGCAGGTTGGGGTCGGTGGAGGAGAGACGCCCGGTGGCGGCCACCGTCTGGCTGAAGGTGGTGTGGATGCGCCCGTCGGCACCGATCGTCTTGATCAGGCCCTCGACGGTGGAGCGCAACCGGGCCTGCTCGCGGTGGCGGAGCATGATCACGGGCAGGTCGTGCTCGGTCTGGCCGGCCAGCCAGGCGAGCGCGTCCGCGTCCGTGGTGTAGCCGGTCTTGGTCTTCTTGGTCTTCGGCAGGTTCAGCTCGCCGAAGAAGACCTCCTGGAGCTGCTTGGGCGAGCCGAGGTTGAACTCGTGGCCGACGGAGGAGTGCGCCTCCTTCACGGCCTGCTGCACGGCCCCGGCGAACTGCTGCTCCATGGCCTCCAGGTGGTCGCGGTCGGCGGCGATGCCGTTCCGCTCCAGGCGGGCGAGGAGGGCGGAGGTGGGCAGCTCGACGTCGTGGAGGAGCTCGCGGGCGCCGACCTCGCCGAGCTTCTCCTCGAAGGCCACGGCCAGGTCGAGGACGGCCCGCGCCTGGGTCATGAGGGCATCGGCCTCGGCGCTGTCGTCGGCGCCGAAGGCGAGCTGGCCGTCGGCGGCGGCCGCGGGGGCGAGCTCCCGGTGGAGGTACTCCACGGAGAGCGCGTCGAGCGCGAAGGAGCGCCGGCCGGGCTTCACGAGGTAGGCGGCGAGGGCGGTGTCCATGGTGACGCCCGCGATGCTCCAGCCGTGCTCCGGGAAGACCCGCATGGCGCCCTTGGCGTTGTGCATGACCTTCGGCCGGTCGGCGTCGGCGATCCAGGCGGCCCAGGCGCGCTCGTCGGCCTCGTCGAGCGCGCTGGGCTCGAACCACGCGGCGGCGCCGCCGGCGGCGGCGAGGGCGATCTCGCCGACGTTCCCCGTGCCGAGGGCCCAGGTGTCGACGGTGGCGATGCCGAGGGGCTCGGTGCCGTGCTCGGCGAGCCAGGGGGCGAGCTCGCCGGCGCCGAGGACGGTGCCGTCGATCTCGACGCCCGCCTCGGGTGCCGGGGCGGCGTCCTCGGCGGCGCCGGGGTCGACGGCGAGGAGCCGCTCGCGCAGCGAGGGGTTGCGGATCTCCAGGGTGTCGAGGACGAGGGCGACGGCCCCGCGGTCGTACGGCTCGCGGGCGAGGTCCGTGACGCCCTTCGGCAGCTCGACGTCCGTGACCATCGCGGTCAGGCGGCGGTTGAGCTTGACCGACTCCAGGTGGTCGCGGAAGTTCTGGCCGGCCTTGCCCTTGACCTCCTCGGCGCGCTCGACGAGCTCGTCGAAGGAGCCGAACTGGTTGATCCACTTGGCCGCGGTCTTCTCGCCGACGCCGGGGATGCCGGGCAGGTTGTCCGACGGGTCGCCTCGCAGGGCCGCGAAGTCGGGGTACTGCGAGGGCGTGAGGCCGTACTTCTCCTGGACCTTCTCCGGGGTGAAGCGGGTGAGCTCGGAGACGCCCTTGGTCGGGTAGAGCACGGTGGTGTGGTCGGAGACCAGCTGGAAGGAGTCCCGGTCGCCGGTGACGATCAGGACCTCGAAGCCGGCGGCCTCGGCCTGGGTGGCGAGGGTCGCGATGACGTCGTCGGCCTCGAAGCCGTCGACGGCGAACCGCGGCGCGTTCATCGCGTCGAGGAGCTCGCCGATCAGCTCGACCTGCCCCTTGAACTCGTCGGGGGTCTTGGAGCGGTTCGCCTTGTACTCGGGGAACTCCTCGGACCGCCAGGTCTTGCGGGACACGTCGAAGGCGACCGCGAAGTGCGTGGGCGCCTCGTCGCGCAGCGTGTTCGCCAGCATCGAGGCGAACCCGTAGATCGCGTTCGTCGGCTGTCCGGTCGCGGTGGTGAAGTTCTCCGCGGGCAGCGCGAAGAACGCCCGGTACGCGAGCGAGTGCCCGTCCATGAGGAGCAGGCGGGGGCGGGTGTCTGCGGGGTTCTTCGATGCTGTCTCGGCCACATGACGATCCTGCCACGGACGACTGACAATCCCGCCCACCGATCCCGTCGGCACCGGCGGGGTGCCGGGCTGTCACCGCCGCGTGACAGGATCGGAGACGTACGCCGCAGGATTACCGCTCAAGGGAGAGCGCGATGGTCAGCAAGCCGCCGGTCGGCGACCCGGTCCAGGACGCACCGCAGGTCACGCCGCCGCAGCACGCCGCCGCCGGGCTGCCCGCCATCGGGCACACCCTGCGGATCGCCCAGGAGCAGATGGGGCTGCGGCGCACCGCGCGGACCCTGCTCAAGGTCAACCAGAAGGACGGCTTCGACTGTCCCGGCTGCGCCTGGCCCGAAGAGGACAAGCGGCATGTGGCGGAGTTCTGCGAGAACGGCGCGAAGGCGGTCGCGGAGGAGGCGACGCTGCGCCGGGTGACCCCGGAGTTCTTCGCCGCGCACCCGCTGGCGGACCTGGCGACCCGCAGCGGGTACTGGCTGGGCCAGCAGGGCCGGATCACGGAGCCGATGCTGCTGCCCGAGGGCGGCGACCGGTACGAGCCGGTGACCTGGGAGCGGGCCTTCGCGATCCTGGCGGAGGAGCTGCGGGCCCTCGCCTCGCCCGACGAGGCGCTCTTCTACACCTCGGGGCGGACGAGCAACGAGGCGGCGTTCCTGCTGCAGCTCTTCGCCCGCGAGTTCGGTACGAACAACCTGCCGGACTGTTCCAACATGTGCCACGAGTCCTCGGGCTCGGCGCTGACGGAGACCATCGGCATCGGCAAGGGCAGTGTCTCCCTGGAGGACCTGCACCGGGCGGACCTGATCATCGTGGCCGGGCAGAACCCGGGGACGAACCATCCGCGGATGCTGTCGGCCCTGGAGAAGGCCAAGGCGGGCGGCGCGCGGATCATCTCGGTCAATCCGCTGCCCGAGGCGGGCCTGGAGCGGTTCAAGAACCCGCAGACCCCGCAGGGCATGCTCAGGGGCGCCGCGCTCAACGACCTCTTCCTGCAGATCCGGATCGGCGGCGACCAGGCCCTCTTCCGGCTCCTGAACAAGCTGGTCCTGGAGACGCCCGGGGCGGTCGACGAGGAGTTCGTACGCGAACACACGCATGGGTACGAGGAGTTCGCGGCGGCGGCCGAGGGGGCCGACTGGGACGAGACCCTCGCCGCGACCGGTCTGGAGCGTCCGGAGATCGAGCGGGCGCTGGAGATGGTGCTCGCGTCGGAGCGGACCGTGGTGTGCTGGGCGATGGGTCTCACCCAGCACAAGCACTCGGTGCCGACCATCCGTGAGGTGGTCAACCTCCTCCTCCTGCGCGGGGCCATCGGCCGGCCGGGCGCGGGGGTGTGCCCGGTCCGCGGCCATTCGAACGTGCAGGGCGACCGCACGATGGGGATCTTCGAGCGGCCCGCGCCCGCCTTCCTCGACGCCCTGGACAAGGAGTTCGGGATCGTCTCGCCGCGCCACCACGGCTTCGACGTGGTCCGGTCGATCCAGGCGCTGCGGGACGGCGAGGCGAAGGTGTTCTTCGCGATGGGCGGCAACTTCGTGGGGGCGACGCCCGACACGGAGGTGACGGAGGCGGCGATGCGCCGGGCCCGGCTGACCGTCCACGTCTCGACGAAACTGAACCGCTCGCACGCGGTGACGGGCACGCGCGCGTTGATCCTGCCCACGCTCGGCCGTACCGACAAGGACGTGCAGGCGAGCGGCAAGCAGTTCGTGACCGTCGAGGACTCGATGAGCCAGGTGCACGCCTCGCGGGGCAATCTGCCGCCCGCGAGCCCGCTCCTGCTGTCCGAGCCGGCGATCGTGGCACGGATGGCCCGCGCCGTCCTCGGCGACGGATCGGCCACGCCCTGGGAGGAGTTCGAGGCCGACTACGCCACGATCCGGGACCGCATCGCGCGCGTGGTGCCCGGTTTCGAGGACTTCAACGCCCGCCTCGCGGCGGACCCGGGGGGCTTCCGGCTGCCGCACGGGCCGCGCGACGAGCGCCGGTTCCCGACGAAGACCGGCAAGGCCAACTTCACGGCGGCGCCCGTGGAGTACCCCCGGGTTCCGGAGGGGCGGCTGGTCCTCCAGACGCTGCGCTCGCACGACCAGTACAACACCACGATCTACGGCCTCGACGACCGCTACCGGGGCATCAAGGGGGGCCGCCGGGTCGTCCTGGTCCATCCCGAGGACGCGGCGGCGCTGGGCTTCGCGGACGGGGCGTACGCGGATCTGGTGAG
This sequence is a window from Streptomyces sp. NBC_00691. Protein-coding genes within it:
- a CDS encoding ATP-dependent RNA helicase — encoded protein: MIRNDALDRLPVRHAVPELLAALDRRGTAVLSAPPGTGKTTLVPLALAGLIGEGPRRRVLVAEPRRMAVRAAARRMAWLLGEEAGGTVGFSVRGERRTGPSTRVEVVTTGILLQRLQRDPELAGVDVVLLDECHERHLDADTAMAFLVDVRATLRPELNLIAASATSDAAAWADLLTVLDGGGPAPVVWSKGEGHGCRIFFEAPPSGIRLAHGTWVDPALLRHVAATVRLALARHEGDVLCFLPGTGEIARTAGMLADVDAEVLQLHGRAPAAVQDAVLRGTEPGGRRRVVLATSVAESSLTVPGVRIVVDSGLAREPRTDHARGLGSLATVTVSEATATQRTGRAGREAFGFVYRCWAEASDGGRPRFPSPEIRVADLADFALRAACWGDPTAEGLALLDAPPAGALAAARSVLGSIGAVDEAGRATDRGVRMSRLGLHPRLGRALLDGAPEVGVRRAAEVVALLSEEPPRDYGDDLAAAWRAARRGADGYGARWKAEARRLERSAAEAVGGGAPGASRTSGAIRTSGAAGAPRTPGATGTSGAAVLPAVDGRSAGPATGDDAVAGLVTALAFPERVARAREQGGYLMVSGSGARLGEGSGLRATPWLAVAVADRTARDATARVRLAAVVDEDMARRAAGHLRSTGEEVRWEDGDVVARSVDRLGAVELTVRPLGSKAEPALVREALLDGLRREGLGLLRWSREAGELRARLAFLHREVGEPWPDMADEALVERAGEWLEPELSRAARRADLGRIDAGEDLRRLLPWASGEAGRLGELAPERIEVPSGSRIRVEYGGERPVLAVKLQEMFGLAETPRVAGVPVLVHLLSPAGRPAAVTADLASFWRDGYRSVRAELRGRYPKHPWPEDPSAAEATRFTSARLRREG
- a CDS encoding DUF3068 domain-containing protein, whose amino-acid sequence is MRRRASLVLLALAVFCVAMAPTLRWYAFPRLAKIPPNQYQETVLEARPATLLNYSTLKAEKVDKITIIQTLKGNVEESRRIERDAGRDVVVWDALAYITGPDGKMVSRVPERYIFDAHSQDPVNATGESVDGDPVRREGIEFKWPFLTEKRDYQYFDAQTRTSSPIHYKGTRTFRGMEVYYFEQTIPWTKVPMPKTMPVKIPPEVIAESGLTRWYTTKRMFWIEPVTGAPVNGEEIHKEELRNAKALMGVDTLTVFEGHVKMREDYIRSVGEMVSSNRLTVLLLVSYVPWSLTFLALLLLALALWLEARSRRPAPEAVAVPQPVGTPLTPPV
- a CDS encoding SPW_0924 family protein, which translates into the protein MRALVAAAIGLAPVLLFVLLVSVVDLPPDGPTSPKPLLTADPGPKK
- a CDS encoding lytic transglycosylase domain-containing protein, with product MSAHLGRRLRKGATSGAVVAAAVAALAASQAPEMTPPPTDNAGGDRAIGAGDTAAPPADGSATGDSPYYTELPPLNTPNKPGLPPVKLPVVTGSAQAGIPASVLAAYQRAEQSIRSTAPGCNLPWQLLAGIGKVESGQARGGQVDANGTTLSPILGPKLDGVGFANISDTDGGAFDGDRTHDRAVGPMQFIPSTWATWGQDANSDGKKDPNNIYDAAQAAGLYLCANDRNLALKADLDRAILSYNRSTEYLNTVTSWFEYYRRGTHQVPDGTGVLPVDRSDGRGQDNRPTSPLSPAPTTPAPEPSGTGGPKPKPTKPGGPSEVTKPPTKPTPPVKPPVTPPTKPPVPPTVPPAVKVARLAAVSSGPLTATTESAFTKAPTVAALDAAGAPITGVSIRFEITGTTDTRFSGGATTATVTTGSAGIAAAPTLRAGEKTGSFTVKATVVGRGMDATVFTATVTERQADALARVGGDPLSATTGTTFAQSVQVKATEKGVLAPGVLVTAVIADSAGAKESADGPSFKDGVRTLVLKTDANGLISLPDILAGGKAGEYVLRLTAPGGGTTEIKLTVNGPTATPSPTPEPTSSGTGSPEASPSPSA
- a CDS encoding DUF4184 family protein, yielding MPFTLSHAAAVLPGLRRNGTARGPLLASALVAGSFAPDMTYFAATAFPGAMVFGDVTHSALGIVTADVLITAALVALWLTVREPLVVLLPARWRGRVYGFVRGGVRRDRHPAVLAGWFVLSAVVGSTTHVVWDSFTHLDRWGTRAVPFLGDMAAGFPVYLYAQYGSSALALGLMTWFTARALRSAEAVEPPAGVRVPSRRGRLLAAGLIGGCVLAGMAHRVLRWAAYWGWDRIETPLDVIPTACFGAGAGLAVGLVLYGAGVRLLGSATLARPETPAPPPPVPGEGDRPESRAKRLAPPARVAGGAGSGSDA
- the polA gene encoding DNA polymerase I, translating into MAETASKNPADTRPRLLLMDGHSLAYRAFFALPAENFTTATGQPTNAIYGFASMLANTLRDEAPTHFAVAFDVSRKTWRSEEFPEYKANRSKTPDEFKGQVELIGELLDAMNAPRFAVDGFEADDVIATLATQAEAAGFEVLIVTGDRDSFQLVSDHTTVLYPTKGVSELTRFTPEKVQEKYGLTPSQYPDFAALRGDPSDNLPGIPGVGEKTAAKWINQFGSFDELVERAEEVKGKAGQNFRDHLESVKLNRRLTAMVTDVELPKGVTDLAREPYDRGAVALVLDTLEIRNPSLRERLLAVDPGAAEDAAPAPEAGVEIDGTVLGAGELAPWLAEHGTEPLGIATVDTWALGTGNVGEIALAAAGGAAAWFEPSALDEADERAWAAWIADADRPKVMHNAKGAMRVFPEHGWSIAGVTMDTALAAYLVKPGRRSFALDALSVEYLHRELAPAAAADGQLAFGADDSAEADALMTQARAVLDLAVAFEEKLGEVGARELLHDVELPTSALLARLERNGIAADRDHLEAMEQQFAGAVQQAVKEAHSSVGHEFNLGSPKQLQEVFFGELNLPKTKKTKTGYTTDADALAWLAGQTEHDLPVIMLRHREQARLRSTVEGLIKTIGADGRIHTTFSQTVAATGRLSSTDPNLQNVPVRTDEGRAIRHGFVVGEGFEALMTADYSQIELRVMAHLSEDEGLIEAFTSGEDLHTTVASQVFSVERSAVDAEMRRKIKAMSYGLAYGLSAFGLSQQLNIDPGEARGLMDTYFERFGGVRDYLRRVVDEARATGYTETMLGRRRYLPDLNSDNRQRREAAERMALNAPIQGTAADIVKVAMLGVDRALTEAGLASRMLLQVHDEIVLELAPGEREQVEALVREQMSAAADLRAPLDVSVGVGHDWDSAAH
- a CDS encoding FdhF/YdeP family oxidoreductase, which codes for MVSKPPVGDPVQDAPQVTPPQHAAAGLPAIGHTLRIAQEQMGLRRTARTLLKVNQKDGFDCPGCAWPEEDKRHVAEFCENGAKAVAEEATLRRVTPEFFAAHPLADLATRSGYWLGQQGRITEPMLLPEGGDRYEPVTWERAFAILAEELRALASPDEALFYTSGRTSNEAAFLLQLFAREFGTNNLPDCSNMCHESSGSALTETIGIGKGSVSLEDLHRADLIIVAGQNPGTNHPRMLSALEKAKAGGARIISVNPLPEAGLERFKNPQTPQGMLRGAALNDLFLQIRIGGDQALFRLLNKLVLETPGAVDEEFVREHTHGYEEFAAAAEGADWDETLAATGLERPEIERALEMVLASERTVVCWAMGLTQHKHSVPTIREVVNLLLLRGAIGRPGAGVCPVRGHSNVQGDRTMGIFERPAPAFLDALDKEFGIVSPRHHGFDVVRSIQALRDGEAKVFFAMGGNFVGATPDTEVTEAAMRRARLTVHVSTKLNRSHAVTGTRALILPTLGRTDKDVQASGKQFVTVEDSMSQVHASRGNLPPASPLLLSEPAIVARMARAVLGDGSATPWEEFEADYATIRDRIARVVPGFEDFNARLAADPGGFRLPHGPRDERRFPTKTGKANFTAAPVEYPRVPEGRLVLQTLRSHDQYNTTIYGLDDRYRGIKGGRRVVLVHPEDAAALGFADGAYADLVSEWTDGSERRAPGFRVVHYPTSRGCAAAYYPETNVLVPLESTADVSNTPASKSVIVRLEESASA